The following are encoded in a window of Halorarum salinum genomic DNA:
- a CDS encoding aminotransferase class V-fold PLP-dependent enzyme, with protein sequence MSSQSTVYDELGVPTVINCAGEQTRISGTLMRPEAADAMRRAANAYVHLGDLQSRAGELITEATGAEAGYVTNGAASALTLGTAACIADNDYEVMNTLPRTDDVPDEVVIPCAHRNEYEVAYRVAGARLVSAGMNDLGNGLESVEPWEVAAAITDSTAAVTYVDRPHNQLSLQSVIDVAHERDVPVIVDAAAELPPTENLRRYIDVGADLVAFSGGKAVRGPQTTGILAGRAELVQSVALQHLPSGTHEDLWDPPRSLIDPDSVPGMPRHGIGRPMKVGKEELVGLIRALELFLEEDESEVLREWNERASFLMKKLREIDGLVVSVCNEDEPDTVTVLHVGLESTEELDIETLIRRLRAENPRIFVGEQTLNQGVFRIVPKTLTTDEARHVVDRIRAHVIDFEG encoded by the coding sequence ATGAGCAGTCAATCCACGGTCTATGACGAGCTAGGCGTCCCGACTGTAATCAACTGTGCTGGGGAGCAAACCAGAATCAGCGGGACGCTGATGCGACCGGAGGCCGCAGACGCCATGCGACGTGCCGCGAATGCGTACGTTCACCTCGGGGACCTCCAGTCGCGTGCGGGAGAGTTGATCACGGAGGCGACGGGTGCCGAGGCGGGGTACGTGACGAACGGAGCTGCCTCGGCACTGACGCTCGGTACGGCCGCATGTATCGCGGACAACGACTACGAGGTGATGAACACCCTTCCGCGTACCGACGACGTCCCCGACGAAGTGGTCATCCCGTGTGCTCATCGCAATGAGTACGAAGTCGCGTACCGCGTCGCGGGTGCACGTCTCGTATCGGCGGGGATGAACGACCTCGGTAACGGCCTCGAGAGTGTCGAGCCCTGGGAAGTGGCCGCAGCGATTACTGATTCGACCGCAGCGGTGACGTACGTCGATCGCCCCCACAACCAGCTGTCGCTCCAGAGCGTCATCGACGTCGCTCACGAACGTGACGTCCCTGTGATCGTCGACGCGGCCGCGGAACTACCGCCGACGGAGAATCTGCGCCGATACATCGACGTCGGAGCCGACTTGGTCGCATTCAGTGGCGGGAAGGCCGTTCGAGGCCCACAGACGACCGGGATTCTGGCCGGTCGCGCGGAGCTGGTCCAGTCCGTCGCCCTTCAGCACCTCCCGTCTGGCACCCATGAGGACCTCTGGGACCCGCCTCGGTCGTTGATCGACCCGGACTCGGTTCCGGGGATGCCTCGCCATGGCATCGGCCGCCCGATGAAAGTCGGCAAGGAGGAGCTAGTCGGCCTGATTCGTGCCCTGGAACTCTTCCTTGAGGAAGACGAGAGCGAGGTACTGCGGGAATGGAACGAACGGGCTTCCTTCTTGATGAAGAAACTGCGAGAAATCGACGGACTGGTGGTCTCCGTATGCAACGAGGACGAGCCGGACACAGTCACTGTTCTCCACGTCGGCCTCGAATCCACGGAGGAACTAGACATCGAGACGCTGATCAGACGACTCCGTGCAGAGAACCCCCGGATTTTCGTCGGCGAACAAACGCTCAATCAGGGGGTGTTTCGGATCGTTCCAAAGACGCTCACCACAGATGAGGCGCGCCACGTAGTCGACCGCATCCGTGCCCACGTAATCGACTTCGAAGGATAG
- a CDS encoding CRTAC1 family protein, whose product MPPDSTGGAEIGDISLKEVTGEVGLLEPLKGMMGHATAWGDVTGNGWLDLFVGTFTGRPRENYLVRGSDGIAPDRLLLGGPDGFTVAENFPEMYGRTSGAAFVDLDNDGDLDLVLSRNDSKSSAPNDKFNEFDNQTIVLENDDGEFSRVATLDNGGVVDHELYGRTVVPFDYDDDGLIDLFVIDDHYGDDRSSLLFRNEGGFEFSDATEDAGLPRGVTGLGAAAADFTGNGWPDLLVSGSVRTDDDPSGYMEAQSARLFLNSGGSFREVDASTFTLPSHHPVDESGGIAVADLNRNGRLDVVLGEHKHVALGEGIPAARVYLHRGLDADGVPIFEDVTEAAGIPDVTTRVPHVELVDLNNNGWPDLHTSLSRGDGTMPAVFQHTGVDENGVPQFATPSGLGEERTEPPTQSQWETVVGIDRYWAVGASEDYDRDGRLDPFLVEWFQELPSRMFHNESDAGNHLFVDVAPQAEAIGARVELFCPGRLGEEGGRIATQSVTANTGYASGVSTELHFGLGQAPAVDVQVTLPHDNGTVQRRGVRANQHLTINALESTEYQ is encoded by the coding sequence ATGCCCCCAGATTCTACTGGTGGCGCGGAGATTGGGGACATCAGTCTCAAGGAGGTTACTGGAGAGGTTGGCCTGCTCGAACCACTGAAAGGGATGATGGGCCACGCGACCGCGTGGGGTGACGTGACCGGAAACGGTTGGCTGGATCTGTTCGTCGGAACGTTCACCGGCCGACCCCGAGAGAACTACCTGGTCCGCGGGTCCGATGGCATCGCGCCGGACCGCCTGCTACTCGGCGGCCCCGATGGCTTCACCGTCGCCGAGAACTTCCCGGAGATGTACGGGCGGACCAGTGGTGCCGCATTCGTCGATCTGGATAACGACGGTGACCTGGATCTCGTGCTGTCCCGTAACGACTCCAAGTCCTCCGCACCGAATGACAAATTCAACGAATTCGACAATCAGACCATCGTCCTGGAGAACGACGACGGTGAGTTCTCCAGGGTGGCGACACTCGATAACGGGGGTGTCGTAGACCACGAATTGTACGGTCGGACCGTCGTCCCGTTCGACTACGATGATGACGGATTGATCGATCTGTTCGTCATCGACGATCACTACGGAGACGACCGCAGTTCGTTGCTGTTCCGTAATGAGGGGGGATTCGAGTTCAGTGACGCAACGGAGGATGCCGGACTCCCCAGAGGGGTTACCGGCCTCGGGGCAGCGGCGGCGGACTTCACCGGTAACGGATGGCCCGACCTGCTGGTATCTGGGTCAGTCCGCACTGATGACGACCCGAGCGGATACATGGAGGCTCAATCTGCCCGCCTGTTCCTCAACTCCGGAGGTTCGTTCCGAGAGGTAGACGCTTCCACCTTCACGCTTCCATCGCATCACCCGGTCGATGAATCCGGCGGCATCGCGGTCGCTGATCTAAACCGTAACGGCCGCCTCGACGTGGTCCTCGGGGAGCACAAACACGTTGCCCTCGGTGAGGGGATTCCCGCAGCCAGAGTGTATCTCCATCGCGGTCTCGATGCCGATGGCGTCCCCATATTCGAGGACGTCACCGAAGCAGCCGGAATCCCGGATGTCACGACCAGGGTCCCACACGTCGAACTCGTCGATCTGAACAACAACGGCTGGCCCGATCTGCACACGAGCCTCTCGCGAGGTGATGGAACGATGCCGGCGGTGTTCCAGCACACAGGTGTCGACGAGAACGGAGTTCCACAGTTTGCCACGCCAAGTGGCCTCGGCGAAGAACGGACTGAGCCACCCACGCAGAGTCAGTGGGAGACGGTCGTGGGAATCGATCGCTACTGGGCCGTCGGCGCCAGCGAAGACTATGACCGCGACGGACGGCTGGATCCCTTCCTCGTGGAGTGGTTCCAGGAACTGCCGTCTCGAATGTTCCACAACGAGAGCGACGCAGGAAATCACCTCTTCGTCGATGTGGCTCCGCAAGCCGAGGCTATCGGCGCCCGCGTCGAACTGTTCTGTCCTGGTCGGCTCGGCGAGGAGGGTGGTCGAATCGCGACCCAGTCAGTGACAGCAAACACCGGATATGCCTCGGGAGTCAGTACGGAACTCCACTTCGGCCTCGGCCAAGCACCCGCTGTCGACGTCCAGGTCACCCTCCCGCACGACAATGGGACTGTCCAACGGCGCGGCGTTCGTGCGAACCAGCATCTGACGATCAACGCTCTCGAATCGACCGAATACCAGTAG
- a CDS encoding M81 family metallopeptidase, whose protein sequence is MSYTVVVGAFAHETNTFVSEPVTRSDFQERQEYLDGGVRENLRGTETAVGGVIDVADEEDVELVHTVSAFATPGGVVDDETYDFYTDRILTGVRDHIDELDGVILPLHGAMVSESHTDGEGPLIEAVRDLVGESIPIVVTLDLHGNVSERMVEAADALVAYETYPHLDKAETGRRGMRLLIRAMENAISPAMHFERPPMIAYQPKAYTPDGPMAEVMAHARRLEERDGVLKVNVLPGFYHADILEMGFTVPVVTDDDPDLARQVSRELAELAWEMREAFVEEYPKPAEAIEQARERAADLEPGDGPIVMADFGSNPGGGGASNGTTVLREMLDQGVENAGWAIMYDPEAVDDCLEAGVGNRVTTTIGGKSDDRHGEPIEDIDGYVKAITDGRYVNTGTSHSGQGVQNDIGTTVRFQCGQDDSMTVVLARTRASAFDAEIWRHIGQPPERLSMICIPSLIAFLGDYEPMSSEVILIDTPGTSAVNPARFEYSKIPRPIFPLDDLDEDAYPA, encoded by the coding sequence ATGAGCTATACAGTCGTCGTCGGCGCGTTCGCCCACGAGACCAATACCTTCGTCTCAGAGCCCGTGACACGGTCGGACTTTCAGGAACGACAGGAGTACCTCGACGGTGGGGTACGAGAGAACCTTCGAGGTACCGAAACCGCTGTCGGTGGAGTCATCGATGTCGCCGATGAGGAGGACGTCGAGCTAGTCCACACCGTCTCGGCCTTCGCGACGCCCGGAGGGGTCGTGGATGATGAGACGTACGACTTCTACACCGACCGAATCCTGACCGGCGTCCGCGACCACATTGACGAACTTGACGGCGTCATCCTTCCCCTCCACGGGGCAATGGTGTCGGAAAGCCACACCGACGGTGAGGGACCGCTCATCGAAGCAGTGCGGGACCTCGTTGGTGAATCAATTCCGATCGTGGTCACACTCGATCTCCATGGAAACGTCTCCGAACGGATGGTCGAGGCGGCAGACGCGTTGGTCGCGTACGAGACGTACCCCCACCTCGACAAAGCAGAGACTGGTCGCCGGGGGATGCGACTTCTCATTCGGGCCATGGAGAACGCAATCTCTCCAGCGATGCATTTCGAGCGGCCACCCATGATCGCCTACCAACCCAAAGCGTACACTCCGGACGGTCCGATGGCGGAGGTGATGGCGCACGCGAGACGGCTCGAAGAACGCGATGGCGTTCTGAAAGTAAACGTCCTCCCCGGGTTCTATCACGCGGACATCCTCGAGATGGGATTCACTGTTCCGGTTGTCACGGACGACGACCCTGACCTTGCACGGCAGGTTTCACGAGAGTTAGCCGAATTGGCCTGGGAAATGCGTGAAGCGTTCGTGGAAGAGTATCCGAAACCCGCCGAGGCGATCGAGCAGGCACGTGAACGCGCCGCCGACCTCGAGCCTGGTGACGGCCCGATCGTTATGGCTGACTTTGGATCGAATCCCGGTGGTGGCGGCGCCTCCAACGGAACGACCGTCCTCCGCGAGATGCTCGATCAGGGCGTCGAGAACGCTGGCTGGGCGATCATGTACGACCCGGAAGCCGTCGATGATTGTCTGGAGGCAGGTGTCGGCAATCGGGTCACGACGACGATCGGCGGGAAATCCGACGACCGCCACGGTGAACCGATCGAGGATATCGACGGCTACGTCAAGGCGATCACCGACGGTCGATACGTGAACACGGGAACCTCCCACTCTGGACAGGGGGTGCAGAACGACATCGGCACGACAGTACGATTCCAGTGTGGCCAAGACGATTCCATGACGGTCGTTCTCGCCCGGACGAGGGCCTCCGCGTTCGACGCGGAAATCTGGCGTCACATCGGTCAACCTCCCGAGCGACTGTCGATGATCTGTATCCCGAGTTTGATCGCGTTCCTCGGAGATTACGAACCGATGTCGAGCGAGGTAATTCTCATCGATACGCCAGGGACGAGTGCGGTGAACCCAGCGCGGTTCGAGTATTCCAAGATACCCCGACCGATCTTCCCGCTTGACGATTTGGACGAAGACGCGTATCCAGCCTAG
- a CDS encoding alanine racemase — MTFTAPNNGSPEPGQSREELETPVALVDLETMEANMSEFASFAREHDVALRSHVKTHKSPVLARRQEALSGNEGIICQTLHEAEVMAEYGLSDIYLSYMVVTRSKLDRLVRLSESIDSFATTVDCPGNIEPLQEAGARHGRSIDTVLELDIGLNRVGVEPGEKALELARSIVEAENLNFAGVMAYEGHINTLADSEGDYERRCLEAMDSVEAMVERLEGDGIPVDGVKVGSTGTSRYSGKHPVVTEINPGMYPFNDANVLSWNGPVEETDCALTMLTTVISKPTDERVVVDAGSKAMSFDLDCDPIPNGRDDIAYRNASEEHGWIDIGGTDQSIEVGDRLEFIVPHVCTTINLHERVVGMRDGLVEDVWTVRA; from the coding sequence ATGACGTTCACAGCACCGAACAATGGGTCGCCAGAACCCGGTCAATCACGGGAGGAGCTGGAAACGCCGGTAGCTCTCGTCGATCTCGAGACGATGGAAGCGAACATGTCCGAGTTCGCGTCCTTCGCGAGGGAGCACGACGTCGCGCTTCGTTCCCACGTGAAAACGCACAAGAGCCCTGTGCTCGCACGTAGGCAGGAAGCGCTGTCGGGGAACGAGGGAATCATCTGCCAGACGTTACACGAGGCAGAGGTCATGGCAGAATACGGGCTTTCGGACATCTACCTGTCGTACATGGTAGTCACCAGGTCGAAACTCGATCGACTCGTCAGGCTCTCGGAATCGATCGACTCGTTCGCGACGACGGTCGACTGTCCCGGCAACATCGAACCGCTTCAGGAGGCCGGCGCACGCCACGGGAGATCGATCGACACCGTCCTCGAGCTCGACATCGGCCTCAACAGAGTCGGGGTCGAACCAGGAGAGAAAGCGCTCGAGCTGGCCAGGTCGATCGTCGAGGCGGAGAACCTCAATTTCGCAGGTGTCATGGCCTACGAGGGGCACATCAATACCCTCGCGGACTCGGAAGGCGACTACGAGCGTCGGTGTCTGGAAGCCATGGACAGCGTCGAGGCGATGGTCGAGCGACTCGAAGGAGACGGAATCCCCGTCGACGGAGTGAAAGTCGGGTCAACCGGGACGTCGAGATACAGCGGTAAGCACCCGGTCGTGACCGAGATCAACCCGGGGATGTACCCGTTCAACGATGCAAACGTCCTCTCGTGGAACGGTCCGGTGGAGGAGACAGACTGTGCGCTTACGATGCTGACAACGGTCATCTCGAAACCGACCGACGAGAGAGTCGTCGTCGATGCGGGGAGCAAGGCGATGTCGTTCGATCTCGACTGCGATCCCATCCCGAACGGGAGGGACGATATCGCCTATCGAAACGCTTCGGAGGAACACGGGTGGATCGATATCGGTGGGACAGACCAGAGTATCGAGGTAGGAGACCGACTCGAATTCATCGTTCCGCACGTCTGCACCACAATCAACCTCCACGAGAGAGTGGTCGGGATGCGCGACGGTCTCGTCGAGGACGTGTGGACTGTCCGCGCCTGA
- a CDS encoding aspartate aminotransferase family protein, producing the protein MDEPSAVEPSVSEGTYESYGALGLDSFSRSLTLQRKAEEEIPEATSSNHRGKGSYAPYPMIYMEEGNGAELTDVDGNSYIDFHCGVSAIINGHGPEAQEEAVKRQVERGPYFATTYELEYETAKLMNELVPGSDLTKFISTGTEAVMSALRLARAYTGKEKVLKFEGMYHGHTDYALVNVHPTVENLGTGRNATKIPETAGVPGSTLEAVETVPWNDTTLLEEKLERQGDEIAAVITEAVMSNSGLLWPQDGYLEDLRRLTREHDVLLILDEVVTGFRMGLHGAQGYFDIEPDLSIFGKAMANGYPCAALTGREDVMRFLESGPDKATFMGTFSGNPLVVAAAHANLELLNSVGERGYADLYERGERLTEGFEEILTDAGHDVFIPEFAGFFCLHFTDGESDPSQWHDWRDISPHTDAATYEQFASRMVGEGIFLPPKGGRINLMHAHTDEHIDEALEAAKESISHV; encoded by the coding sequence ATGGATGAGCCTTCAGCGGTGGAGCCATCGGTATCGGAGGGGACGTACGAATCGTACGGAGCGCTCGGTCTAGACTCGTTTTCCCGGTCACTGACCCTGCAACGCAAGGCGGAAGAAGAGATTCCTGAAGCGACGTCATCCAATCACCGTGGGAAAGGCTCCTACGCACCGTATCCGATGATCTACATGGAGGAGGGCAACGGTGCCGAACTCACCGACGTCGATGGAAACTCGTACATCGACTTTCACTGCGGTGTCTCCGCGATCATCAATGGCCACGGGCCGGAAGCGCAGGAGGAGGCAGTAAAGCGTCAGGTCGAACGTGGTCCGTACTTCGCTACCACCTACGAACTCGAGTACGAGACCGCGAAACTGATGAACGAACTCGTGCCCGGAAGCGACCTGACCAAATTCATCAGCACCGGAACGGAGGCAGTAATGAGTGCGTTGCGGCTCGCACGGGCGTACACGGGTAAAGAGAAGGTTCTCAAATTCGAAGGGATGTATCATGGGCACACCGACTACGCACTCGTGAACGTTCATCCGACCGTCGAGAATCTCGGAACGGGACGAAATGCGACGAAGATCCCCGAGACGGCGGGAGTCCCCGGATCGACCCTCGAGGCCGTCGAGACGGTTCCGTGGAACGATACGACGCTGCTGGAGGAGAAACTCGAGCGCCAGGGCGACGAGATCGCTGCTGTCATCACCGAAGCCGTGATGAGTAATAGTGGACTCCTCTGGCCGCAGGATGGATACCTCGAGGATCTCCGCCGATTGACCCGCGAGCACGATGTACTGCTCATCCTGGACGAGGTCGTCACCGGGTTCAGAATGGGCCTGCACGGCGCACAGGGGTACTTCGATATCGAACCTGACCTCTCCATCTTCGGCAAGGCCATGGCCAACGGCTACCCCTGTGCCGCGTTGACTGGACGGGAGGACGTGATGCGCTTCCTCGAGTCTGGGCCCGATAAAGCAACGTTCATGGGAACGTTCTCCGGAAATCCGCTCGTCGTTGCAGCAGCACACGCGAACCTCGAACTGTTGAACAGCGTCGGGGAACGCGGCTACGCGGACCTGTATGAGCGGGGGGAGCGACTGACCGAGGGCTTCGAAGAAATTCTGACTGATGCAGGCCACGACGTCTTCATTCCCGAGTTCGCGGGATTCTTCTGTCTTCACTTCACGGACGGCGAGAGCGACCCGTCGCAGTGGCACGACTGGCGGGACATCTCCCCACATACCGATGCGGCGACTTACGAACAGTTCGCCAGCAGGATGGTGGGAGAGGGCATCTTCCTGCCCCCAAAAGGTGGTCGCATTAACCTGATGCACGCCCACACCGATGAACACATCGACGAGGCGCTGGAAGCGGCGAAAGAATCCATCTCCCACGTCTAA
- a CDS encoding aldehyde dehydrogenase family protein yields MGANERPAEYGLPDNEYGLYIEGEWRQDSSRGTKRATSPATGEPIGSITMGTADDVADAVEAASTAQAELESMTAFERADLVHELADAIESRVDSLAVWLSADQGKPINEARIELELAAEMYRDAAENVKRAGGSTIPAENPDKRIFTIRQPHGVYGVITPWNFPVTIPSEYLGPGIGVGNAVVWVPAPTTSVISAKLVEAFSDTALPDGALNLVTGEGPVVGEAVVTHQGTDAVGFTGSPETGDLVARNAGAKPTLLELGGNGPVIVLDDADLDRAAESVANGCFTNAGQICTASERILVHEDVHAAFRERLLQHTEDVVLGHPLDETTDMGPLNNRDVAEKMETHVDDAVSHGAELLHGGSLATDQPTELYYEPTVLDDVTPEMLTNEQETFGPIAPIITFDDYDEAIRITNGIELGLSSGIFTENISKMYYFAERIQAGLININEGSAHWETHTPVGGHSGTNSGVGRIGGRYTIDEMSQIKNVTVDIDGDWERS; encoded by the coding sequence ATGGGTGCGAATGAACGTCCAGCGGAGTATGGCCTCCCTGACAATGAATATGGACTGTACATCGAAGGGGAGTGGAGACAAGATTCGTCAAGGGGGACGAAACGAGCCACGAGTCCTGCCACGGGGGAGCCGATCGGTTCGATCACGATGGGAACTGCGGACGACGTAGCCGACGCCGTCGAAGCTGCAAGTACCGCCCAAGCAGAACTCGAGTCGATGACCGCATTCGAACGTGCAGATCTAGTCCACGAACTAGCCGACGCTATCGAATCGCGGGTTGACTCACTGGCCGTCTGGCTGTCTGCCGATCAGGGTAAACCGATCAACGAGGCACGAATCGAACTGGAACTGGCAGCAGAGATGTACCGCGATGCGGCGGAGAACGTCAAGCGCGCGGGCGGCTCGACGATCCCCGCCGAAAACCCTGACAAGCGCATCTTCACGATTCGGCAGCCACACGGTGTCTATGGCGTCATCACGCCGTGGAACTTCCCCGTGACCATCCCAAGCGAGTATCTCGGGCCGGGAATCGGCGTCGGGAACGCGGTCGTATGGGTACCCGCACCGACGACCTCGGTGATTTCCGCGAAGCTGGTGGAGGCATTCTCGGATACCGCGCTTCCAGATGGAGCACTCAATCTCGTTACTGGCGAGGGTCCCGTCGTGGGGGAGGCCGTAGTGACCCATCAGGGGACCGATGCGGTCGGATTCACCGGCAGTCCAGAGACGGGCGACCTCGTCGCCAGGAACGCGGGCGCCAAACCGACGCTGCTCGAACTTGGCGGCAACGGTCCGGTGATCGTGCTCGATGACGCCGACCTCGACAGGGCAGCCGAGAGCGTAGCGAACGGTTGTTTCACCAACGCGGGGCAGATTTGCACGGCGAGCGAACGCATTCTCGTTCACGAGGACGTCCACGCGGCGTTTCGCGAACGGCTACTCCAACACACCGAGGACGTCGTCCTCGGTCACCCGTTAGACGAGACGACAGATATGGGGCCGCTCAACAACAGGGACGTCGCCGAGAAGATGGAGACTCACGTTGACGACGCCGTCTCCCACGGTGCCGAACTGCTCCACGGGGGCTCGCTCGCGACCGATCAACCGACCGAGCTCTACTACGAACCGACGGTGCTGGACGACGTCACCCCGGAGATGCTGACCAACGAGCAGGAAACGTTCGGGCCGATTGCGCCGATCATCACGTTCGACGACTACGACGAGGCAATCCGGATTACCAACGGTATCGAGCTAGGGCTCTCGAGCGGCATCTTCACGGAGAATATCTCGAAGATGTACTACTTCGCCGAGCGGATCCAGGCCGGCCTCATTAATATCAACGAGGGGAGTGCACACTGGGAGACCCACACACCGGTCGGTGGTCACTCCGGCACGAACAGCGGTGTCGGGCGAATCGGCGGTCGGTACACGATCGACGAGATGAGCCAGATCAAGAACGTAACCGTGGATATCGATGGCGACTGGGAGCGATCCTGA
- a CDS encoding RidA family protein — protein MEQIQSLSTESQLPFSEAIKHGETIYVSGQGPVDPHSREIVGTTPEEQVDRTLDNIARILQAGGSSLESIVKATVYLNDIDHYDRVNDAYGTRLTEPYPARTAMEVVNLPVDIMVEIDVIAAVED, from the coding sequence ATGGAGCAGATCCAGTCACTCTCCACCGAGAGCCAGTTGCCGTTTTCGGAAGCGATCAAGCACGGTGAGACGATTTACGTCTCGGGACAGGGCCCTGTTGACCCACACTCGAGAGAAATCGTGGGAACGACGCCGGAGGAACAGGTCGACAGAACCCTCGATAACATCGCTCGGATTCTGCAGGCCGGTGGGTCCTCGCTCGAGTCGATCGTGAAAGCAACGGTGTACCTCAATGATATCGACCATTACGATCGTGTAAACGATGCGTACGGTACTCGACTCACTGAGCCGTATCCGGCGAGAACCGCAATGGAAGTCGTGAATCTTCCAGTGGACATCATGGTCGAAATCGACGTTATCGCAGCTGTCGAGGACTAA
- a CDS encoding creatininase family protein gives MHSTVATVGSNSWRDLTADEIRDVGSQDGSVLVVPIGSMEQHGDHLPVSTDSVLVSEIAALGVARVEEDVPILMLPTLWCGYSPHHLSFGGTVSLEFDHMHRILEDIAGTALENGFDALLLLNGHGGNTSLVNGAVSTIGSEYDDVEVLGLTYFRLASRFIDEIRDSEIGGMGHGGEFETSLMLHLREDLVRENELTGTAMDEPYEEGIKDMFEGGPLAVYRGFEEYSTTGAIGSPEHASAEKGEQLYDRLGDELESLLRDVYERNRS, from the coding sequence GTGCACTCCACCGTAGCAACTGTCGGCAGCAACTCCTGGAGGGACCTTACTGCCGACGAAATTCGCGATGTCGGTTCGCAAGACGGGTCCGTTCTCGTCGTTCCGATCGGGAGTATGGAGCAACACGGGGACCATCTTCCCGTATCGACTGATTCGGTCCTCGTTTCCGAGATCGCGGCCCTCGGCGTGGCGCGTGTAGAGGAGGACGTCCCAATCCTGATGCTTCCCACCCTCTGGTGTGGATACTCGCCACATCATCTCTCGTTCGGAGGGACGGTCTCCCTCGAATTCGACCACATGCATCGGATACTCGAGGACATTGCGGGAACGGCGCTCGAAAACGGGTTCGATGCGCTCCTGCTGTTGAACGGTCACGGGGGAAACACCTCGCTCGTCAATGGTGCAGTCAGCACGATCGGTTCGGAGTACGACGATGTGGAGGTACTCGGACTGACGTACTTCCGACTCGCAAGCCGGTTCATCGACGAGATTCGGGACAGCGAGATCGGGGGGATGGGCCACGGCGGCGAATTCGAGACGTCACTGATGCTCCACCTCCGTGAGGACCTCGTCCGTGAAAACGAGCTCACAGGTACGGCAATGGACGAGCCGTACGAGGAGGGAATCAAGGACATGTTCGAGGGCGGGCCACTCGCCGTGTATCGAGGGTTCGAGGAGTACTCCACGACAGGTGCGATCGGGAGTCCCGAACACGCATCCGCAGAAAAGGGAGAGCAGCTCTACGACCGCCTCGGCGACGAACTGGAGTCGTTACTACGAGACGTGTACGAGCGTAATCGGTCATAA
- a CDS encoding alpha/beta hydrolase has product MPEKLDSQARRLLERNADMTILPSHVLSPESARKTLNDLLITDESGESVGEVTDWKIAGPSGGVPVRVYRPGGEGPFPIIVYFHGGGWVKGNIETHDDLCRQLTNETEAIVVSVDYRRPPESPFPAALEDCYAATTWAAKHAEHLDGDSEQVAVGGESAGGNLAAAVSLLARDRDGPTVRHQLLLYPVLDRDFSRDSYREVGDVGLLTEANMRWYWEQYLERDIDSMNPYAAPLQARDLSNLPAATVVTCGWDPLHDEGVDYAERLAEAGSSVTLIDEPDQLHGFLSCPDVIDRADEVWAEIASDVRDTFRQ; this is encoded by the coding sequence ATGCCTGAAAAGCTAGACTCACAGGCGAGGCGGTTGCTTGAGCGGAACGCAGATATGACCATTCTCCCCTCACACGTGCTCTCGCCGGAAAGCGCGAGGAAGACGCTGAACGACCTCCTCATCACCGATGAGTCTGGAGAGAGTGTTGGCGAGGTGACTGACTGGAAGATCGCCGGGCCGTCGGGAGGAGTACCCGTCCGAGTGTATCGCCCGGGTGGGGAAGGACCGTTTCCGATAATCGTGTACTTCCATGGAGGAGGGTGGGTGAAGGGGAACATCGAAACGCACGACGATCTCTGCCGCCAACTGACCAACGAGACGGAGGCAATCGTCGTCTCGGTCGACTACAGGCGGCCCCCAGAATCCCCATTCCCGGCAGCGCTCGAGGACTGCTACGCTGCAACGACCTGGGCGGCCAAGCACGCGGAGCATCTCGACGGCGATTCCGAGCAAGTTGCCGTCGGCGGGGAGAGCGCGGGGGGCAACCTCGCCGCGGCCGTCTCACTGCTCGCTCGGGACCGTGACGGTCCGACTGTTCGCCACCAGCTCCTTCTCTATCCGGTCCTCGATCGGGACTTCTCACGTGATTCCTACCGCGAGGTCGGGGATGTCGGATTGCTCACGGAGGCGAACATGCGGTGGTACTGGGAGCAATATCTCGAACGTGACATCGATTCGATGAATCCCTATGCTGCACCGCTCCAAGCTCGTGACCTCTCAAATCTTCCGGCGGCAACTGTCGTCACCTGTGGCTGGGATCCGCTTCACGACGAGGGTGTCGATTACGCTGAGCGCCTTGCGGAGGCTGGGTCGTCCGTAACCCTCATCGACGAACCTGACCAGCTTCACGGGTTTCTCTCCTGCCCGGACGTTATCGACCGAGCCGACGAGGTCTGGGCAGAAATCGCATCCGACGTGCGGGATACGTTCCGACAGTGA